The following coding sequences are from one Panicum hallii strain FIL2 chromosome 5, PHallii_v3.1, whole genome shotgun sequence window:
- the LOC112892334 gene encoding uncharacterized protein LOC112892334 isoform X2, with the protein MMGGLLSAAHSRQAPRISSDIICRSSAVSAYQESSSGIVGSSWCSSRRPLALPCSVTISSYDVPLISINGLTSSSVTGQKQKMEVSAPANATTNAFDMAAMASRAVREPWIVVQTTREVDILDDVYRWCKYRDCRWQTGMPWLLTSSSWAGCLRVLRKFRCK; encoded by the exons ATGATGGGCGGCTTGCTGTCAGCGGCCCACAGCAGGCAAGCTCCCCGCATCTCATCTGATATTATCTGCAGATCCTCTGCAGTGTCCGCATACCAG GAGTCCAGCTCGGGAATTGTGGGATCATCTTGGTGCTCTTCGAGACGCCCTCTGGCTTTGCCTTGTTCAGTTACGATCTCCTCCTACGACGTGCCATTGAT CAGCATAAATGGACTGACTTCGTCAAGTGTGACAGGCCAGAAACA GAAGATGGAAGTTTCTGCCCCAGCTAACGCTACCACCAATGCCTTTGACATGGCAGCTATGGCATCAAGAGCTGTCCGAGAGCCTTGGATTGTTGTGCAGACCACACGTGAGGTTGACATCCTTGATGATGTTTACCGCTGGTGCAAGTATCGCGATTGCAGGTGGCAAACGGGAATGCCATGGCTGCTTACCAGCAGTTCATGGGCAGGTTGCCTCAGGGTCCTCAGAAAATTCAGATGTAAATAG
- the LOC112892334 gene encoding uncharacterized protein LOC112892334 isoform X4 codes for MMGGLLSAAHSRQAPRISSDIICRSSAVSAYQESSSGIVGSSWCSSRRPLALPCSHKWTDFVKCDRPETMEVSAPANATTNAFDMAAMASRAVREPWIVVQTTREVDILDDVYRWCKYRDCRWQTGMPWLLTSSSWAGCLRVLRKFRCK; via the exons ATGATGGGCGGCTTGCTGTCAGCGGCCCACAGCAGGCAAGCTCCCCGCATCTCATCTGATATTATCTGCAGATCCTCTGCAGTGTCCGCATACCAG GAGTCCAGCTCGGGAATTGTGGGATCATCTTGGTGCTCTTCGAGACGCCCTCTGGCTTTGCCTTGTTCA CATAAATGGACTGACTTCGTCAAGTGTGACAGGCCAGAAACA ATGGAAGTTTCTGCCCCAGCTAACGCTACCACCAATGCCTTTGACATGGCAGCTATGGCATCAAGAGCTGTCCGAGAGCCTTGGATTGTTGTGCAGACCACACGTGAGGTTGACATCCTTGATGATGTTTACCGCTGGTGCAAGTATCGCGATTGCAGGTGGCAAACGGGAATGCCATGGCTGCTTACCAGCAGTTCATGGGCAGGTTGCCTCAGGGTCCTCAGAAAATTCAGATGTAAATAG
- the LOC112892334 gene encoding uncharacterized protein LOC112892334 isoform X1 translates to MMGGLLSAAHSRQAPRISSDIICRSSAVSAYQESSSGIVGSSWCSSRRPLALPCSVTISSYDVPLIINGLTSSSVTGQKQWKFLPQLTLPPMPLTWQLWHQELSESLGLLCRPHVRLTSLMMFTAGASIAIAGGKRECHGCLPAVHGQVASGSSENSDVNSRSKHVKKGVFWLVYIDNVNVLWFILL, encoded by the exons ATGATGGGCGGCTTGCTGTCAGCGGCCCACAGCAGGCAAGCTCCCCGCATCTCATCTGATATTATCTGCAGATCCTCTGCAGTGTCCGCATACCAG GAGTCCAGCTCGGGAATTGTGGGATCATCTTGGTGCTCTTCGAGACGCCCTCTGGCTTTGCCTTGTTCAGTTACGATCTCCTCCTACGACGTGCCATTGAT CATAAATGGACTGACTTCGTCAAGTGTGACAGGCCAGAAACA ATGGAAGTTTCTGCCCCAGCTAACGCTACCACCAATGCCTTTGACATGGCAGCTATGGCATCAAGAGCTGTCCGAGAGCCTTGGATTGTTGTGCAGACCACACGTGAGGTTGACATCCTTGATGATGTTTACCGCTGGTGCAAGTATCGCGATTGCAGGTGGCAAACGGGAATGCCATGGCTGCTTACCAGCAGTTCATGGGCAGGTTGCCTCAGGGTCCTCAGAAAATTCAGATGTAAATAGCAGGTCCAAACATGTAAAGAAAGGTGTTTTTTGGCTTGTGTACATAGACAATGTGAATGTTCTGTGGTTTATTCTATTGTAG
- the LOC112892334 gene encoding uncharacterized protein LOC112892334 isoform X5 has translation MMGGLLSAAHSRSPARELWDHLGALRDALWLCLVHINGLTSSSVTGQKQKMEVSAPANATTNAFDMAAMASRAVREPWIVVQTTREVDILDDVYRWCKYRDCRWQTGMPWLLTSSSWAGCLRVLRKFRCK, from the exons ATGATGGGCGGCTTGCTGTCAGCGGCCCACAGCAG GAGTCCAGCTCGGGAATTGTGGGATCATCTTGGTGCTCTTCGAGACGCCCTCTGGCTTTGCCTTGTTCA CATAAATGGACTGACTTCGTCAAGTGTGACAGGCCAGAAACA GAAGATGGAAGTTTCTGCCCCAGCTAACGCTACCACCAATGCCTTTGACATGGCAGCTATGGCATCAAGAGCTGTCCGAGAGCCTTGGATTGTTGTGCAGACCACACGTGAGGTTGACATCCTTGATGATGTTTACCGCTGGTGCAAGTATCGCGATTGCAGGTGGCAAACGGGAATGCCATGGCTGCTTACCAGCAGTTCATGGGCAGGTTGCCTCAGGGTCCTCAGAAAATTCAGATGTAAATAG
- the LOC112892334 gene encoding probable WRKY transcription factor 3 isoform X3: MMGGLLSAAHSRQAPRISSDIICRSSAVSAYQESSSGIVGSSWCSSRRPLALPCSVTISSYDVPLIINGLTSSSVTGQKQKMEVSAPANATTNAFDMAAMASRAVREPWIVVQTTREVDILDDVYRWCKYRDCRWQTGMPWLLTSSSWAGCLRVLRKFRCK; this comes from the exons ATGATGGGCGGCTTGCTGTCAGCGGCCCACAGCAGGCAAGCTCCCCGCATCTCATCTGATATTATCTGCAGATCCTCTGCAGTGTCCGCATACCAG GAGTCCAGCTCGGGAATTGTGGGATCATCTTGGTGCTCTTCGAGACGCCCTCTGGCTTTGCCTTGTTCAGTTACGATCTCCTCCTACGACGTGCCATTGAT CATAAATGGACTGACTTCGTCAAGTGTGACAGGCCAGAAACA GAAGATGGAAGTTTCTGCCCCAGCTAACGCTACCACCAATGCCTTTGACATGGCAGCTATGGCATCAAGAGCTGTCCGAGAGCCTTGGATTGTTGTGCAGACCACACGTGAGGTTGACATCCTTGATGATGTTTACCGCTGGTGCAAGTATCGCGATTGCAGGTGGCAAACGGGAATGCCATGGCTGCTTACCAGCAGTTCATGGGCAGGTTGCCTCAGGGTCCTCAGAAAATTCAGATGTAAATAG
- the LOC112892334 gene encoding uncharacterized protein LOC112892334 isoform X6 translates to MMGGLLSAAHSRQAPRISSDIICRSSAVSAYQESSSGIVGSSWCSSRRPLALPCSHKWTDFVKCDRPETEDGSFCPS, encoded by the exons ATGATGGGCGGCTTGCTGTCAGCGGCCCACAGCAGGCAAGCTCCCCGCATCTCATCTGATATTATCTGCAGATCCTCTGCAGTGTCCGCATACCAG GAGTCCAGCTCGGGAATTGTGGGATCATCTTGGTGCTCTTCGAGACGCCCTCTGGCTTTGCCTTGTTCA CATAAATGGACTGACTTCGTCAAGTGTGACAGGCCAGAAACA GAAGATGGAAGTTTCTGCCCCAGCTAA
- the LOC112892332 gene encoding probable alpha,alpha-trehalose-phosphate synthase [UDP-forming] 7: MFSRSYTNLLDLANGNLSALDYGGGGGGGGGGRPPRARRMQRTSTTPGTFADLDEERAGSVASDVQSSLVGDRLIVVANTLPVRGERRPDGRGWSFSWDEDSLLFHLRDGLPDDMDMEVLYVGSLHADVPPADQDDVAQALLERFRCIPAFLPKDLCDRFYHGFCKQTLWPLIHYMLPYSTDHGGRFDRSHWEAYVLANKLFSQRVIEVLNPEDDYVWIHDYHLLALPSFLRRRFNRLRIGFFLHSPFPSSELYRSLPVRDEILKSLLNCDLIGFHTFDYARHFLSCCSRMLGIDYQSKRGYIGLDYFGRTVGIKIMPVGINMEHLQSLLQQPDLERKVVELRNQFNRKTVLLGVDDMDIFKGIDLKILAFEQMLKAHPKWQGRAVLVQIANPKGGSRKELEELQAKIEQSCKRINDQFGRPGYSPVVLVNRALSSVERMAYYTIAECVVVTAVRDGMNLTPYEYIVCRQGIPGLDGSGDDRPRGKSMLVVSEFIGCSPSLSGAIRVNPWNIESTAEAMNESIASSDNEKQLRHEKHYRYVSSHDVAYWSKSFIHDFERSCRDHFRRRCWGIGLGFGFRVVALDRNFKKLAVDSIVADYKKSKSRVILLDYDGTLVPQTTIDKTPNETIVSMMNTLCADKKNVVFIVSGRGRDSLEKWFYPCPELGIAAEHGYFMRWTRDEQWQIQNQGPEFEWMHMAEPVMKLYTEATDGSYIETKESALVWHHQDAGPGFGSSQAKEMLDHLESVLANEPVSVKSGQHIVEVKPQAVSKGFVAEKILSTLMEKERQADFVLCIGDDRSDEDMFEKIADIMRRSMVDPETSLYACTVGQKPSKAIYYLDDANDVLNMLEALADASEEAGSGSPEETEVPSTLEEA, encoded by the exons ATGTTCTCGCGATCCTACACCAACCTGCTCGATCTCGCCAATGGCAACCTCTCTGCCCTCgactacggcggcggcggcgggggcgggggcgggggacGTCCACCGCGGGCGAGGCGGATGCAGCGGACCAGCACGACGCCCGGTACGTTCGCGGACCTCGACGAGGAGCGCGCCGGCAGCGTCGCCTCCGACGTGCAGTCCTCGCTCGTCGGCGACCGCCTCATCGTCGTCGCCAACACGCTCCCCGTGCGCGGGGAGCGCCGGCCCGACGGCCGCGGGTGGAGCTTCAGCTGGGACGAGGACTCGCTCCTCTTCCACCTCCGCGACGGCCTCCCCGACGATATGGACATGGAGGTCCTCTACGTCGGCTCCCTCCACGCCGACGTGCCGCCCGCCGACCAGGACGACGTCGCGCAGGCGCTCCTCGAGCGCTTCCGCTGCATCCCGGCCTTCCTCCCCAAGGACCTCTGCGACCGATTCTACCACGGGTTCTGCAAGCAGACGCTCTGGCCGCTCATCCACTACATGCTCCCCTACTCCACCGACCACGGCGGCCGCTTCGACCGCTCCCACTGGGAGGCCTACGTCCTCGCCAACAAGCTCTTCTCCCAGCGCGTCATCGAGGTCCTCAACCCCGAGGACGACTACGTCTGGATCCACGACTACCACCTCCTGGCCCTCCCGTCCTTCCTGCGCCGCCGATTCAACCGCCTCCGCATCGGCTTCTTCCTGCACAGCCCGTTCCCTTCGTCGGAGCTCTACCGCTCTCTCCCCGTCCGCGATGAGATCCTCAAATCGCTGCTCAACTGCGATCTGATTGGATTCCACACCTTCGATTACGCCCGGCATTTCCTCTCCTGCTGCAGCCGCATGCTCGGGATCGACTACCAATCCAAGAGGGGATACATTGGCCTCGATTATTTTGGACGCACGGTGGGGATAAAGATCATGCCTGTTGGGATAAACATGGAGCACCTGCAGTCACTGCTCCAGCAACCTGATCTCGAGCGGAAGGTCGTGGAGCTCCGGAACCAATTCAACCGGAAGACTGTCTTGCTTGGTGTGGATGATATGGACATATTCAAGGGGATTGATCTGAAGATTCTTGCATTTGAACAGATGCTCAAGGCGCACCCGAAATGGCAGGGCCGAGCAGTGTTGGTGCAGATTGCAAACCCAAAAGGCGGCAGCAGGAAAGAACTGGAAGAGCTGCAGGCCAAGATTGAACAGAGTTGCAAGAGGATCAATGACCAGTTTGGACGGCCTGGATATAGTCCTGTCGTGCTTGTCAATAGGGCACTGTCGAGTGTCGAGAGGATGGCTTATTACACCATTGCCGAGTGTGTCGTTGTCACCGCAGTCAGGGATGGGATGAACCTTACACCTTATGAATACATTGTGTGTAGGCAGGGAATTCCAGGTTTGGATGGCTCTGGGGATGATAGACCGAGGGGAAAGAGTATGCTAGTTGTCTCAGAATTCATTGGTTGCTCACCATCATTGAGTGGAGCAATTCGGGTAAACCCCTGGAATATTGAGTCAACAGCAGAGGCAATGAACGAGTCCATCGCTTCATCTGATAATGAGAAGCAACTGCGGCATGAGAAGCACTATCGGTATGTCAGCTCACACGATGTTGCATATTGGTCTAAGAGCTTTATTCATGACTTCGAGAGAAGCTGTAGGGACCATTTTAGGAGAAGATGCTGgggtattggactaggatttgGATTTAGAGTCGTTGCCCTTGACCGGAATTTCAAAAAGCTTGCAGTGGATTCTATTGTTGCGGATTACAAGAAGTCAAAGAGCCGGGTCATACTACTGGACTATGATGGAACTCTAGTACCACAAACTACAATAGACAAGACTCCAAATGAAACTATTGTTAGCATGATGAATACTCTGTGTGCTGATAAGAAGAATGTTGTTTTTATTGTAAGTGGAAGAGGAAGGGATAGCCTTGAAAAATGGTTTTACCCTTGCCCAGAGCTTGGCATTGCTGCTGAACATGGCTACTTTATGAG GTGGACCAGAGATGAACAATGGCAAATACAAAATCAAGGCCCAGAATTTGAATGGATGCATATGGCTGAGCCGGTAATGAAACTGTATACAGAGGCAACTGATGGATCATATATTGAAACCAAAGAGAGTGCTTTGGTTTGGCACCACCAAGATGCTGGCCCTGGTTTTGGATCTTCACAAGCAAAAGAAATGTTAGATCACTTGGAAAGTGTCCTTGCCAATGAGCCGGTCTCTGTAAAGAGTGGCCAACATATTGTAGAAGTTAAACCTCAG GCTGTCAGCAAAGGATTTGTTGCAGAGAAGATCCTTTCAACTCTCATGGAGAAGGAAAGGCAAGCAGATTTTGTTCTCTGCATTGGTGACGATCGATCAGATGAGGATATGTTTGAAAAGATTGCTGATATCATGAGGAGGAGCATGGTTGATCCTGAAACCTCGTTGTATGCTTGCACAGTCGGCCAGAAACCAAGCAAGGCTATTTACTATTTGGACGATGCTAATGATGTTCTGAACATGCTTGAGGCACTTGCCGATGCATCGGAGGAGGCTGGCTCTGGTTCACCGGAAGAAACAGAGGTACCATCTACACTGGAGGAAGCATGA
- the LOC112891786 gene encoding putative F-box/FBD/LRR-repeat protein At5g44950, with protein sequence MCCLSPSSPSATATSSRRGQIVASEWLPGPSNGSNPHSEGPPPSPGPPPRAVDTDDEGFGGRPAKRARPESGCGDGVCTADRPAGDGRDRISDLPDAVLLSVLSFLPLRDAGRTAVLSWRWRGLFDQSLLDFNACQPFPPEEGRGCDWFIRAITDILAARPRIRIRSFRFVMYGRGFDGRLDVVDGWLCALARHGLRELDVDMFYAGPMPTLPGSLLKLASLETLKVFNCRFSNAGSAPAPLLPALKILNLSNVDASEESLQAILSHGTSLESAKLKNITGVDKICLRSKSLTRLYGDFGDLKELVVEDAPNLEELVGIGLPSGKAKVKIVFAPKLQMLGYLGISVRPLVLHDTVFDGGIVQLRTLMHSVKTLVIQVPFSEKGYTVFVSQLLKCFPCLEALHVEPNKRSISRRVNVEEWDTANSVQCIEHSISRVVFECFGGEDCQWGFLTFLLGMARALKLVELYCWTGTDWASDQLELLDPKNRASPDAEIQFFRICKPISDLYLCHCCTQRCHKENRVALI encoded by the exons ATGTGTTGCCTGAGCCCTTCTTCGCCTTCCGCCACGGCGACCTCGTCGCGGCGGGGTCAGATCGTCGCGTCCGAGTGGCTGCCGGGTCCATCTAACGGCTCGAACCCGCACTCCGAAGGCCCGCCGCCTTCGCCAGGCCCGCCGCCCCGGGCCGTCGATACCGACGACGAGGGATTCGGCGGCAGGCCGGCCAAACGCGCTCGCCCGGAATCCGGCTGCGGGGATGGGGTTTGCACCGCGGAtcggccggccggggacggcAGGGACCGAATCAGCGATCTCCCGGACGCCGTCCTGCTGTCCGTCCTCTCCTTCCTCCCCCTCCGCGACGCCGGGCGGACGGCGGTTCTCTCGTGGCGGTGGCGCGGCCTGTTCGATCAATCCCTCCTCGACTTCAACGCGTGCCAGCCGTTCCCCCCGGAGGAAGGCCGCGGCTGCGACTGGTTCATCCGCGCAATCACGGACATCctcgccgcccggccgcgcaTCCGCATCCGGAGCTTCCGCTTCGTCATGTACGGGAGGGGCTTCGACGGCCGCCTGGACGTCGTCGACGGCTGGCTCTGCGCCCTCGCGCGTCACGGCCTGAGAGAACTGGATGTCGACATGTTCTACGCGGGCCCCATGCCGACTCTCCCTGGTTCCCTCCTCAAGCTCGCCTCCCTCGAAACCCTCAAAGTGTTCAACTGCAGATTTTCCAATGCCggatcggcgccggcgccgctgctCCCCGCCCTCAAGATACTCAACCTATCCAATGTGGACGCGTCTGAGGAATCCCTGCAGGCCATTCTGTCCCATGGCACTTCCCTGGAATCTGCGAAGCTCAAGAACATCACCGGAGTGGACAAGATTTGCCTTCGGTCCAAGAGCCTGACACGCCTGTACGGTGACTTCGGCGACTTGAAAGAGCTCGTCGTTGAGGACGCCCCAAACCTCGAAGAATTGGTGGGGATCGGTTTGCCGAGCGGCAAGGCGAAGGTGAAGATCGTGTTTGCGCCCAAGCTGCAGATGCTGGGGTATCTGGGGATCAGCGTCCGCCCCCTCGTGCTGCATGACACCGTGTTTGAT GGAGGGATCGTGCAGCTCAGGACACTGATGCACAGCGTCAAGACTTTGGTCATCCAAGTGCCCTTCTCTGAAAAGGGATACACCGTCTTCGTTTCTCAATTGCTCAAATGTTTCCCCTGTCTTGAGGCGCTCCACGTCGAG CCTAATAAACGTTCCATCTCCCGGCGGGTTAATGTTGAAGAATGGGACACTGCAAATTCTGTTCAGTGCATTGAGCATTCCATCAGCAGAGTGGTCTTCGAGTGTTTTGGAGGGGAAGACTGCCAATGGGGGTTTCTGACATTTCTGCTAGGGATGGCAAGAGCTCTGAAGCTTGTCGAGCTCTACTGTTGGACGGGCACAGATTGGGCCAGTGATCAGTTAGAGCTACTGGACCCTAAAAATAGAGCCTCCCCGGATGCCGAGATCCAGTTTTTCAGAATTTGTAAGCCAATCAGTGACCTTTACTTGTGCCACTGCTGCACTCAGCGATGCCACAAGGAAAACAGAGTTGCTCTGATATAA